From Quercus lobata isolate SW786 chromosome 1, ValleyOak3.0 Primary Assembly, whole genome shotgun sequence, one genomic window encodes:
- the LOC115989692 gene encoding U-box domain-containing protein 43-like, whose translation MTSAPPTPSSASVSAAIDSIQQSLSELCPTGDHQPRFYFDNPRRFCSFASRLQFILQQLLRSSPSPESLPAAALTALKGISADLSVAADAASLYSKRSKIFVLVNCRSLCGSLQERTSAIANWLALLDSDLPDLRKRIADLSRDMKQTQFTVTENEERVHCTLQKEGQGRRTSKAVQSAIIMDLARALGIESDNYSELSEQVKLFKDDLTRSNSISERRILVSLERILSNWSVQPDIVAPTLDFDFEDDAAQISPFKNFLCPLTKEVMKDPVVLESSQNYERTAIEYWFERCIEDGRDPTCPVTGQVLKSLELKPNIGLAGAIEEWISRNIEIQVKTAVQCLSEEPVAVENIERILDSIYKVSEDYPSCRYRVRNAGIVLLIVKLLRNCSKSIGTHLRSKALMTLFSMARDEESKKIMLEEGITRLAIHGLIGSSEKEREYAVKLLLEFSSDEACCTKIASEKGALVLLSSLAGNLEHPSLSNLAEEVLKQMEKVEENVQPLAAAGRFEPLLSRLCEASDDVKIEMASIVGRMTLTNSSKEQIARQSSKILVELLSKPEGRAPSLQALYNLSGFDDNATILVDAAVLPALINILFESQDDSPDLKELAASTIANIVSNPGHWELASIDKKGHSMQSKSFIISLLELLSAAPVQCQAPILHILYGIASSPQASESVTSHVKSGEGIKTIISFLEHPEVEHRIYAFRLTRVLSERFGQDLANELRPNKLPLLKDKLLDNQSTEGERSDAACILANLSLSEDEVKTLLGASFVKWTVTTLRNQSRSSNVRISRPASSMAEGLLGLLLHFTRSLDSQTLSIVKEHRLMTIFCGQLGFSSKPRVKQLAALGLKNLSECGRSVTSGDAEPPPPQGFCSFLVFMCGRASKNPSTCPIHDAACEEDSQLCLHKSSCIKPLVELLADEDTGVQIAAVDALSTLVSDTSNNFKRVVEELEQQGVIDALITLFTEVRLGELQERAICMIERILRVESQSQRLGLNQSLVRALVEAFKHGSANAKRHAQDALTNLKQISGVSGKASSQTRSR comes from the exons ATGACGTCAGCACCACCAACGCCCTCGTCGGCGTCAGTTTCAGCCGCGATTGACTCTATCCAGCAATCGCTCTCTGAGCTCTGCCCCACCGGGGACCACCAACCTCGGTTCTACTTCGACAACCCTCGGCGTTTCTGCTCCTTCGCAAGCCGCCTCCAGTTCATTCTCCAACAGCTCCTCCGCTCCTCCCCTTCGCCTGAGTCTCTCCCCGCCGCCGCACTCACTGCACTCAAAGGAATCTCTGCCGATCTCTCTGTAGCCGCCGATGCGGCTTCGCTTTACTCCAAACGCAGCAAGATCTTCGTCCTCGTCAATTGCCGATCGCTCTGCGGTTCTCTCCAAGAGCGCACTTCAGCCATAGCCAATTGGCTTGCTTTGCTCGACTCCGACCTCCCCGATCTCCGCAAAAGAATCGCCGATCTCTCCCGAGACATGAAGCAAACTCAATTCACt GTAACGGAGAACGAGGAGAGAGTGCATTGTACGCTACAGAAAGAGGGACAAGGAAGACGAACAAGCAAAGCAGTACAAAGCGCCATAATCATGGACTTAGCGCGAGCTCTAGGGATTGAATCCGATAACTATTCCGAGTTATCGGAGCAAGTCAAGCTCTTCAAAGACGACCTAACGCGTTCCAATTCGATATCCGAGAGGCGGATTTTGGTCTCTCTGGAGAGAATCTTAAGCAACTGGTCAGTTCAGCCGGACATCGTTGCGCCGACACTGGACTTCGATTTCGAAGACGACGCCGCTCAGATATCGCCGTTCAAGAATTTCCTGTGTCCTTTAACCAAAGAGGTGATGAAGGATCCCGTGGTGCTCGAGTCTTCTCAGAACTACGAGCGCACCGCCATTGAGTACTGGTTCGAGCGGTGCATAGAGGACGGTCGTGATCCGACTTGTCCAGTCAccggacaggtgctcaagtcgTTGGAGTTGAAACCGAATATCGGATTGGCCGGAGCAATTGAGGAGTGGATTAGTAGGAATATTGAAATTCAGGTTAAGACCGCAGTGCAATGTCTTAGTGAGGAGCCTGTTGCAGTGGAAAACATTGAGAGAATACTGGATAGTATCTATAAGGTTTCGGAAGATTATCCTAGTTGTAGATATAGAGTGAGGAATGCTGGCATTGTTCTCCTCATTGTTAAATTGCTTAGGAATTGTTCCAAGAGTATAGGGACGCATTTGAGAAGCAAGGCGCTTATGACTTTGTTTAGCATGGCTAGAGATGAAGAAAGCAAG aaAATAATGCTTGAAGAGGGTATCACTAGATTGGCCATACATGGTCTTATTGGGAGctcagagaaagagagagagtatgcTGTGAAGTTATTACTTGAGTTCTCTAGTGATGAAGCTTGTTGCACAAAAATTGCATCAGAAAAAGGTGCATTAGTTCTTCTCTCAAGCCTGGCAGGAAATCTGGAGCATCCTTCTTTATCCAATCTAGCTGAGGAGGTCTTGAAGCAAATGGAGAAGGTGGAGGAAAATGTTCAACCTTTAGCAGCTGCTGGGAGATTTGAACCCTTACTTAGTCGGCTATGTGAAG CTTCTGATGATGTTAAAATAGAGATGGCATCTATTGTGGGAAGGATGACATTGACAAATAGCAGTAAAGAACAAATTGCTAGGCAAAGTTCAAAAATACTAGTTGAATTACTATCTAAGCCAGAAGGAAGGGCACCAAGCTTGCAAGCACTGTATAATTTGTCAGGGTTCGATGATAATGCAACCATCCTTGTTGATGCTGCAGTGCTTCCAGCTCTTATAAATATTCTGTTTGAAAGTCAGGATGATTCTCCTGATTTGAAGGAATTGGCTGCATCTACAATTGCCAACATTGTTTCAAATCCAGGACACTGGGAGTTGGCATCCATTGACAAGAAAGGTCATTCAATGCAGTCCAAATCATTTATAATTAGTCTTTTGGAGCTTCTATCTGCTGCACCCGTTCAATGTCAAGCACCCATTCTCCATATCCTATATGGAATTGCATCATCTCCCCAAGCATCAG AGTCGGTAACATCTCATGTAAAATCTGGGGAAGGCATCAAAACCATCATATCATTTCTTGAACACCCAGAAGTTGAACATAGAATTTATGCTTTCAGACTTACAAGAGTACTCTCAGAAAGGTTTGGTCAAGATTTAGCAAATGAGTTGAGACCTAACAAGCTTCCCTTGTTGAAAGACAAACTCTTAGACAACCAATCTACAGAAGGTGAGCGATCTGATGCTGCTTGTATACTTGCTAACCTTTCCCTATCAGAAGATGAAGTGAAAACACTATTAGGTGCTAGTTTTGTGAAATGGACTGTTACTACTCTCAGAAACCAGAGCCGCAGCTCCAATGTGAGGATTTCTCGACCAGCATCAAGCATGGCGGAGGGGCTTCTTGGACTTTTACTTCACTTTACAAGGAGTCTTGATTCGCAAACTCTTAGTATTGTGAAAGAGCATCGCCTTATGACCATTTTCTGTGGGCAGCTTGGTTTTTCTTCAAAACCAAGAGTGAAACAACTAGCTGCCCTTGGATTGAAAAACTTGTCCGAATGCGGAAGGTCAGTTACTTCTGGGGACGCAGAACCACCACCTCCCCAAGGATTCTGCTCTTTCTTAGTGTTCATGTGTGGGAGGGCTTCAAAGAATCCTTCTACATGTCCCATACATGATGCTGCATGTGAAGAAGATAGTCAGTTGTGTTTGCATAAGAGCAGCTGTATCAAACCCCTGGTTGAGCTTCTAGCAGATGAGGACACTGGTGTTCAGATTGCGGCAGTGGATGCACTTTCCACACTAGTGTCGGATACCTCTAACAATTTCAAGAGAGTAGTTGAAGAGCTTGAGCAGCAGGGTGTGATCGATGCCCTGATCACTCTTTTCACAGAAGTTCGACTGGGAGAGCTTCAAGAGAGGGCAATTTGTATGATAGAGAGGATTCTGAGAGTGGAAAGCCAGAGTCAACGGCTTGGGCTTAATCAATCTTTGGTTAGGGCATTGGTGGAAGCCTTTAAACATGGGAGTGCCAATGCAAAGAGGCATGCTCAGGATGCGCTTACCAACCTAAAACAGATATCAGGTGTTAGTGGCAAGGCGTCTAGTCAGACTCGGTCACGGTAG